The Methylacidimicrobium sp. B4 genome contains a region encoding:
- a CDS encoding RidA family protein, translated as MAVKKAIIPPGLPAPIGPYSPGVVIGEFCFVSGQLPLPLDGGPIPEGIEAQTERAIGNLEAVLSEEGFSLAHVVKVSLFLSDLDDFPAMNEIYARHFPAPRPARTVVAVSRLPRGSRIEIEAIAHR; from the coding sequence ATGGCTGTTAAGAAGGCTATCATCCCCCCCGGACTCCCTGCTCCGATCGGCCCCTATTCGCCCGGAGTCGTCATTGGGGAATTCTGCTTTGTTTCCGGTCAGCTCCCGCTGCCTCTCGATGGCGGGCCGATTCCCGAAGGGATCGAAGCGCAGACCGAGCGGGCGATCGGCAACCTCGAGGCCGTGCTGAGCGAAGAAGGGTTCAGCTTGGCCCATGTCGTCAAAGTCTCGCTCTTCCTGAGCGATCTCGACGATTTCCCGGCGATGAACGAGATCTACGCGCGGCACTTTCCCGCACCGCGACCTGCTCGTACCGTCGTCGCGGTCTCCCGGCTCCCCCGAGGAAGCCGGATCGAGATCGAAGCGATTGCCCACCGCTAA
- the hprK gene encoding HPr(Ser) kinase/phosphatase, translated as MTRPKSTVGSVPRVTAREFFAQHEEALQGRLVAGRSGLGRMILEGSVNRPGLQLSGYLKNFAWQRVQIIGAGETSYLKSLATEEARARVRAIFLRKIPCLIVSRGIVPPDFLIEEAEETGTPLFLSSLHTMRLINTVTICLEMDFAPRVNEQGSMVDIQGIGVLLKGASGVGKSECVLSLIARGYSLVADDITTIFCLEGRELVARAPDISRFYMEVRGIGIIDVTSLFGLRAIRIEKRVDLVATLREWEPGDEIERVGLDQDEYEILNIRIPHVMIPIRPGRDLATLVEVAALDQKLRSMGHNAAQEFNEKLTKLTKRKQ; from the coding sequence ATGACGAGGCCAAAAAGCACGGTCGGCTCGGTGCCGAGAGTTACGGCAAGAGAGTTCTTTGCGCAGCACGAGGAAGCCCTGCAAGGAAGGCTCGTTGCCGGCCGCTCCGGCTTGGGGCGGATGATCCTGGAAGGCTCCGTGAACCGGCCGGGCCTCCAGCTTTCGGGATATTTGAAGAACTTCGCCTGGCAAAGGGTCCAGATCATCGGCGCAGGGGAAACTTCCTACTTGAAGAGCCTGGCGACGGAGGAGGCTCGGGCCAGAGTGCGCGCGATCTTTCTGCGGAAGATCCCCTGCCTGATCGTCTCGCGCGGGATCGTGCCCCCCGACTTTCTGATCGAGGAAGCGGAGGAGACCGGAACCCCACTCTTCCTTTCGAGCTTGCACACCATGCGCCTGATCAACACGGTGACGATCTGCCTCGAGATGGATTTCGCTCCTCGGGTCAACGAGCAGGGCAGCATGGTCGATATCCAGGGGATTGGCGTCCTGCTCAAGGGGGCGAGCGGGGTCGGGAAGAGCGAGTGCGTCCTCTCTCTGATCGCCCGAGGGTATTCCCTGGTTGCGGACGACATCACGACCATCTTTTGCCTGGAGGGGAGAGAGCTGGTGGCCCGTGCCCCCGATATCAGCCGGTTTTACATGGAGGTCCGAGGAATCGGCATCATCGACGTGACGAGCCTGTTCGGCTTGCGCGCCATTCGGATCGAAAAGCGGGTGGATCTCGTTGCCACCTTGCGCGAGTGGGAGCCGGGCGACGAGATCGAGCGGGTTGGCCTCGATCAGGACGAGTACGAGATCTTGAATATCCGGATTCCCCATGTTATGATTCCCATTCGTCCTGGCAGAGACTTGGCAACCCTGGTCGAGGTGGCGGCCCTCGATCAAAAGCTTCGATCGATGGGGCATAATGCCGCTCAGGAATTCAATGAGAAGCTAACGAAGCTCACCAAGAGAAAGCAATAG
- a CDS encoding anthranilate synthase component I family protein — protein sequence MNPDDELGVVPLWGRGSGYLLAEEPVEIVRGRGEEWERLREAYLAHAGSGPFGSSGGLLGTVSFTGDFRFGIYRTWHRSAAPWREESWRRRSPGHRVFPRPLPAASSRTGRERFVAMVREAQEYIRSGDIYVVNLARRLWWEVAADPFRLWECLLAQDRPPGRGFLRTENGWLLSASPELFLRIRGRRIETRPIKGTLRRSLRAEVDSPLALQANPKERAELLMVTDIERNDLGRVCRFGTVRVRRFAATTRHAHLWHLYSSIEGILRPDIDPVSALFACLPGGSITGAPKRRAAEILSRLESEPRGLYTGVFGYIAFSGDAAFTMTIRSLEVTSETVSLAIGSGITIDSDPVAEYEETCLKAKAGEEALRAYAAGERRVWG from the coding sequence ATGAATCCAGACGATGAGCTTGGCGTTGTTCCGCTCTGGGGACGGGGGAGCGGATATCTCCTGGCGGAAGAGCCCGTGGAGATCGTTCGGGGTAGAGGCGAGGAGTGGGAGCGACTGCGGGAGGCCTACCTGGCCCATGCGGGAAGCGGCCCCTTCGGTTCTTCTGGCGGGCTGCTCGGCACGGTCTCCTTCACTGGCGACTTTCGCTTCGGCATCTACCGGACTTGGCACAGGAGTGCTGCGCCCTGGCGGGAAGAATCCTGGCGCCGGAGGAGTCCCGGGCATCGGGTCTTTCCTCGGCCGCTTCCCGCCGCTTCTTCTCGAACAGGGCGCGAGAGGTTCGTTGCGATGGTCCGGGAAGCCCAGGAGTATATCCGATCGGGGGACATCTACGTGGTCAACCTCGCCCGGCGGCTCTGGTGGGAAGTTGCGGCCGATCCTTTTCGCCTCTGGGAGTGCCTGCTCGCGCAGGATCGTCCCCCAGGCAGGGGCTTCCTCAGGACCGAGAACGGATGGCTTCTCTCCGCTTCCCCAGAGCTCTTCCTGCGGATCCGAGGCAGGCGCATCGAGACACGACCCATCAAGGGCACTCTGCGCCGCTCCCTGCGCGCTGAGGTCGATTCTCCCCTGGCGCTCCAGGCAAATCCGAAGGAGCGAGCGGAGCTGCTCATGGTCACCGACATCGAGAGAAATGATCTCGGGCGGGTCTGCCGGTTTGGGACAGTGCGAGTCAGACGGTTTGCGGCGACGACGCGTCATGCCCATCTTTGGCATCTCTATTCTTCGATCGAAGGGATCCTTCGTCCGGACATCGATCCGGTGAGCGCCCTCTTTGCCTGCCTGCCCGGCGGATCGATCACCGGGGCACCCAAGCGGCGGGCCGCCGAGATCCTCTCGCGTCTCGAATCCGAGCCCCGGGGACTCTACACAGGGGTTTTCGGATATATCGCCTTTTCCGGAGATGCGGCTTTTACCATGACGATCCGTTCCTTGGAGGTGACCTCCGAAACGGTTTCCCTAGCGATCGGCAGCGGGATTACCATCGATTCGGACCCCGTCGCGGAATACGAGGAAACCTGCCTGAAGGCGAAAGCCGGGGAGGAGGCGCTCCGTGCATACGCGGCGGGAGAGAGGAGGGTATGGGGATGA
- a CDS encoding MarC family protein, with protein sequence MEGLTTQKLGQDVLIFFATINPVATLGFFLQLTPGFSDRERASVARRAVLYATLVLVGALVLGQLLLEAMHVSVASFQVAGGVVLFLFALQMIFAHHEDPKGAKGQDPAIFPLAMPVIASPEAILAAVLLTDNHVYPIPVQAIDAGLMLGVLLLTYLVLRGGARISRLLGQGGIALLVQITGLILASLSVEIVAHGVLALVASKGATSVHTSW encoded by the coding sequence ATGGAGGGGCTCACCACACAGAAACTCGGGCAGGATGTCTTGATCTTCTTTGCGACGATCAACCCCGTGGCCACCCTGGGCTTCTTTCTCCAGCTGACCCCGGGTTTTTCCGATCGCGAGCGGGCTTCGGTCGCCCGGCGGGCGGTCCTCTACGCGACGCTGGTCTTAGTCGGGGCCCTCGTCCTCGGCCAGCTCTTGCTCGAGGCGATGCATGTGAGCGTGGCCTCGTTTCAAGTTGCCGGGGGGGTCGTCCTCTTCCTTTTCGCCTTGCAGATGATCTTTGCCCACCATGAGGACCCGAAAGGAGCCAAAGGCCAGGACCCGGCGATCTTTCCTTTGGCGATGCCGGTGATTGCGAGCCCGGAGGCCATCCTGGCCGCCGTCTTGCTGACGGACAACCACGTCTATCCGATTCCGGTCCAAGCGATCGATGCCGGCTTGATGCTTGGCGTCCTCTTGCTCACCTATCTTGTCCTGCGCGGGGGAGCCCGCATCTCTCGGCTGCTCGGACAGGGCGGGATCGCGCTGCTCGTACAGATCACGGGGCTCATCCTCGCCTCTCTTTCCGTCGAGATCGTTGCCCACGGGGTCTTGGCCCTCGTCGCATCCAAGGGTGCTACGTCCGTCCACACCTCATGGTAA
- a CDS encoding nucleotidyltransferase family protein yields the protein MRVLILAAGYATRLYPLTQNQPKPLLPIAGRPILEHILDRVRSLGGPVECLIVTNHRFAEAFEEWGQRYRIEQPGLDLKILDDGSTSEADRLGAIGDLAFVIEEERISEELLVIAGDNLFDAPLGDFVAYGRKIGKPVVGVYDVGDREAIRRYNHIRLDGEGRIVFFEEKPKNPEGTLTAIALYYFPSEAWTYLRQYLAEGESRDQPGRFIEWLYRRHPVFSWRLPGRWFDIGDFPMLEQADRAFAEG from the coding sequence ATGCGTGTACTGATTCTGGCGGCTGGCTATGCAACCCGGCTTTATCCCCTCACGCAGAACCAGCCTAAGCCGCTTCTGCCCATCGCGGGGCGTCCCATCCTCGAGCACATTCTCGACCGGGTCCGCTCGCTGGGCGGCCCGGTTGAATGCCTGATCGTCACGAACCACCGCTTCGCGGAAGCCTTCGAGGAATGGGGTCAACGCTACCGAATAGAGCAGCCTGGGCTTGATCTCAAGATCTTGGACGACGGCTCCACCTCGGAAGCGGACCGTCTGGGTGCCATCGGCGATCTCGCCTTCGTGATCGAGGAGGAGAGGATTTCCGAAGAGCTCCTGGTCATTGCAGGAGACAACCTCTTCGATGCGCCGCTCGGCGATTTCGTAGCTTACGGACGAAAGATCGGCAAGCCCGTCGTCGGAGTCTACGACGTGGGCGATCGGGAGGCGATCCGTCGATACAACCACATCCGGCTCGACGGGGAAGGACGCATCGTCTTCTTCGAGGAGAAGCCGAAGAATCCCGAAGGGACCCTCACGGCCATCGCCCTCTACTACTTTCCTTCGGAGGCATGGACTTACCTCCGTCAATATCTGGCCGAAGGAGAGAGTCGGGATCAGCCCGGCCGATTCATCGAATGGCTCTATCGGCGTCACCCCGTCTTTTCCTGGCGGCTTCCGGGAAGATGGTTCGATATCGGCGACTTTCCCATGCTCGAGCAGGCGGATCGCGCTTTTGCCGAAGGTTGA
- the ptsP gene encoding phosphoenolpyruvate--protein phosphotransferase — protein MSGRAEECFAGVAAAPGIGIGPALAVRGDYEFVRRRPITAAQVPEELDRLESALLKTRGELLQAKEELVRSWSQASDSLFEAYLLAVDDPTILEAVRRRLESEKVCVEAAYQDVIRSFVAQMERIDDAYLRERALDVRDVGKRVLRNLRGGEEEGFELDKPRVVVADALLLSDLVSLDRRLLLGMVTEEGSQTCHAAILAQSLNIPAVVGVRGILDRIDEEAEVLVDGFAGVVILRPSEQRKFQARADQARFFAQTRAAREKRGPAATSDGQRMRISANVELPEDLPLIRENDADGVGLYRTEFLFLRSENGPSEEEQLAVYREAAEWAKPHRLVIRTLDVGGDKLLPWLAVRPLERNPTLGFRGIRLSLERQEIFRTQLRAILRASSQGNVSLMFPMVTDVGEFRRARALLQEVRQELVAEGHDLRDIPCGVMIETPAAALMADLLAEEADFFSIGTNDLEQYTLAVDRLNDRVSSLYPTPHTAVLRLIQGVVGQAHKLGRSVSVCGEMASNLALLPFFIALGVEELSMGSVLIPRVKTAVRSVCAADARDGVSAALLRKEASEVLEELNRLAERFYPELLAR, from the coding sequence ATGAGCGGCAGAGCGGAAGAATGCTTTGCGGGCGTGGCGGCCGCGCCGGGCATCGGGATCGGGCCGGCGCTAGCGGTTCGCGGAGATTACGAGTTCGTCCGTCGACGGCCCATCACGGCCGCGCAGGTCCCGGAGGAGCTCGACAGGCTCGAGAGCGCGTTGCTCAAGACTCGGGGAGAGCTCTTGCAGGCCAAGGAAGAGCTGGTCCGCTCCTGGTCCCAGGCAAGCGATTCGCTATTCGAGGCCTATCTGCTGGCGGTCGACGATCCCACGATCCTCGAGGCGGTGAGAAGGCGGCTCGAGTCGGAGAAGGTCTGCGTCGAGGCCGCCTATCAGGACGTGATTCGTTCCTTCGTGGCGCAGATGGAGCGGATCGATGATGCCTATCTTCGGGAAAGGGCGCTTGACGTTCGCGATGTCGGAAAGCGGGTGCTCCGAAACTTGCGGGGGGGCGAGGAGGAAGGTTTTGAACTCGACAAGCCCCGCGTCGTCGTGGCTGACGCTCTGCTGCTTTCCGATCTCGTCTCCCTCGATCGTCGCCTGCTCTTGGGAATGGTGACCGAGGAGGGGAGTCAGACCTGCCATGCGGCGATCCTGGCGCAATCGCTGAACATCCCCGCCGTCGTGGGCGTTCGCGGCATTCTCGATCGGATCGATGAGGAAGCGGAGGTCTTGGTGGACGGCTTCGCCGGCGTCGTGATTCTCCGCCCATCGGAGCAGAGGAAGTTCCAGGCGCGGGCCGACCAAGCCCGCTTCTTCGCCCAGACCCGGGCGGCCCGAGAAAAGCGAGGGCCGGCGGCCACGAGCGACGGGCAGCGGATGCGGATCTCGGCCAACGTGGAGCTTCCGGAGGATCTGCCCCTCATCCGCGAAAACGACGCCGACGGGGTCGGGCTCTACCGTACCGAGTTTCTCTTCCTTCGCTCCGAGAATGGGCCTTCCGAGGAAGAGCAACTGGCCGTCTATCGAGAGGCGGCCGAATGGGCGAAGCCTCATCGGCTCGTGATCCGCACGCTCGATGTGGGCGGAGACAAGCTTCTTCCTTGGCTTGCCGTCAGGCCGCTGGAAAGAAACCCGACCCTGGGTTTCCGCGGGATCCGCCTTTCCTTGGAAAGACAGGAGATCTTTCGTACGCAGCTTCGCGCGATCCTTCGCGCGTCGAGCCAAGGCAATGTTTCGCTCATGTTCCCGATGGTGACCGACGTCGGCGAATTTCGCCGCGCCCGCGCGCTGTTGCAGGAGGTTCGCCAAGAGCTCGTGGCGGAAGGACATGACCTTCGGGATATACCTTGCGGCGTCATGATCGAAACGCCGGCCGCCGCCCTCATGGCCGATCTGCTTGCCGAGGAAGCGGATTTTTTTAGCATCGGAACCAACGACTTGGAGCAATATACGCTGGCCGTCGATCGGCTCAACGACCGGGTTTCCTCCCTCTATCCGACTCCGCACACGGCGGTGCTCCGGTTGATCCAGGGCGTCGTGGGCCAGGCGCACAAGCTTGGCCGTTCGGTGAGCGTCTGCGGGGAGATGGCCAGCAATCTGGCGCTGCTGCCTTTTTTTATTGCGCTCGGCGTGGAAGAGCTAAGTATGGGCTCCGTTCTCATTCCTCGGGTAAAGACCGCCGTCCGGAGCGTTTGCGCCGCGGACGCCCGTGACGGGGTGTCGGCCGCCCTCCTCCGGAAAGAGGCCTCCGAGGTGTTGGAGGAGCTGAACCGGCTGGCGGAGCGCTTTTATCCCGAGCTGCTCGCCCGGTAG
- the pyrE gene encoding orotate phosphoribosyltransferase encodes MDLLDQLRATGALLEGHFLLRSGLHSRQFLQCALLLQHARLASKICELLAGRVRNLSFPTVISAALGGIPLGQELARQLDRRHIYTEKEGDRLFLKRFTIAPGEALLVAEDVVTTGGAVREVVEAARRAGGRIVGIACLVDRSPEPIDFGVPFFSLLRLPIEVFSADQLPEDLRHTPAVRP; translated from the coding sequence ATGGACCTTCTCGACCAACTGCGCGCCACGGGAGCGCTCCTGGAAGGACACTTCCTCCTTCGCTCGGGCTTGCACAGCCGCCAATTTCTCCAGTGCGCCCTCCTCCTCCAGCACGCCCGGCTGGCCTCGAAAATCTGCGAATTGCTCGCCGGGCGCGTCCGGAACCTCTCGTTCCCCACGGTGATTTCGGCGGCGTTGGGAGGCATTCCCCTCGGGCAGGAATTGGCCCGCCAGCTTGACCGGCGGCATATCTACACGGAAAAGGAAGGGGATCGGCTTTTTTTGAAACGGTTTACGATCGCTCCGGGCGAAGCGCTGCTCGTTGCCGAAGACGTGGTAACGACCGGAGGAGCGGTCCGGGAGGTGGTGGAAGCCGCCCGGCGCGCGGGGGGACGGATCGTCGGGATCGCCTGCCTGGTCGACCGGAGCCCGGAGCCGATCGATTTCGGCGTCCCCTTCTTTTCCCTTCTCCGGTTGCCGATCGAGGTCTTCTCCGCGGACCAGCTGCCAGAGGATCTGCGGCATACCCCTGCCGTCCGGCCTTGA
- a CDS encoding HPr family phosphocarrier protein: MEKPAAGNANGTEKAAVGEAEAEVMIRNKLGLHARPAAMFVKVANRFVSNIQVEKDGEVVNGKSIMGIMILAANQGSRLKVSAKGPDAAAAVIALCDLVQKNFDPEP; the protein is encoded by the coding sequence ATGGAGAAACCGGCTGCCGGCAACGCGAACGGAACGGAGAAGGCTGCTGTAGGAGAAGCTGAGGCGGAGGTCATGATCCGCAACAAGCTTGGGCTCCATGCGCGTCCAGCGGCCATGTTCGTCAAGGTCGCGAACCGCTTCGTCTCGAATATTCAGGTCGAAAAGGACGGGGAGGTCGTTAACGGCAAGAGCATCATGGGGATCATGATCCTCGCCGCGAATCAAGGATCCCGCTTGAAAGTATCCGCAAAAGGGCCCGATGCGGCGGCCGCGGTAATCGCACTGTGCGATCTGGTCCAGAAAAATTTCGATCCGGAGCCTTAG